One stretch of Terriglobia bacterium DNA includes these proteins:
- the murJ gene encoding murein biosynthesis integral membrane protein MurJ: MPSATQPGYLQRAVRMLRPSHEHSARSATLLVMTVVMIARVIGYVRQAYIGYAFGAGVETDAYVAAFIVPDFLTYLLAGGVTSITFISIYTRYTSENRENEAQRTLSIIITVMAVVFALGGLVAGVFAPQIVRHIFPKFGPEELRLCVYLTRILLPQPLFVFVGGALGAVLLSKRMFLIPSLTSIIYTLCLIAGGILLSGRIGIASLALGATAGAFIGPFLMNAIGAARHGVRYSPSLDIKNAGFREWLWISIPLMLGVSLVTADDWLLSYFASGGVGDIARLNYAKRLLQVPVAVMAQAAGQAALPFFAKLFSEKRLVEFEEQVNRAVYRVAAASFLITAWMMATTLPITDLAMRRGKFTFVDSQETAIFLFWFALSLAFWAAQAIYARGFYGAGSTWTPMIAGTIVTAVIIPVYYASFHALGVTGLTIASDIGIATHTIVLAILLHRRKLVTFGLMPWRELGKAAITAVFAGLLAFKAGSLIPLSGGRLPDIEAFSLASITWAIAVAFGLWVTKSNLPGVLRKK; the protein is encoded by the coding sequence ATGCCGTCCGCAACACAACCCGGATATCTGCAGCGAGCCGTGCGGATGCTGCGGCCCTCGCACGAACATTCGGCACGTTCAGCGACGCTGCTGGTGATGACGGTAGTCATGATTGCGCGCGTGATTGGCTACGTGCGGCAGGCATATATCGGATATGCATTCGGAGCCGGAGTGGAAACGGATGCCTATGTCGCCGCATTCATCGTGCCGGACTTTCTGACCTACCTGCTAGCAGGGGGCGTCACTTCGATCACGTTTATATCGATCTACACGCGCTATACGTCCGAGAACCGCGAGAACGAGGCTCAAAGAACGCTTTCGATCATCATTACTGTAATGGCCGTCGTATTTGCCCTCGGCGGACTGGTTGCGGGAGTATTTGCCCCGCAGATCGTTCGGCACATCTTTCCCAAGTTTGGCCCTGAAGAATTGCGTCTTTGCGTATACCTGACGCGAATTCTGTTGCCTCAGCCGCTGTTTGTCTTTGTGGGGGGCGCCCTCGGCGCGGTGCTGCTTTCGAAGCGGATGTTCCTCATCCCTTCGCTCACTTCCATCATCTACACGCTATGCCTTATCGCCGGAGGAATTCTTCTGTCCGGGCGGATCGGGATCGCATCGTTGGCGCTGGGCGCCACCGCCGGTGCGTTTATCGGACCATTTCTAATGAATGCGATCGGCGCCGCGCGGCATGGCGTTCGATACTCGCCAAGCCTCGATATAAAGAACGCCGGGTTTCGGGAGTGGTTGTGGATCTCGATCCCGCTGATGCTGGGTGTCTCCCTCGTAACAGCCGATGATTGGCTCCTTAGTTACTTTGCTTCCGGAGGCGTGGGCGATATTGCCCGGTTGAATTACGCCAAGCGGTTGCTGCAGGTTCCGGTTGCCGTGATGGCTCAGGCTGCCGGCCAGGCGGCGCTTCCGTTCTTTGCGAAACTGTTCAGCGAAAAACGCCTGGTCGAGTTTGAGGAGCAGGTGAACAGGGCGGTGTATCGTGTCGCCGCAGCGTCATTCCTGATAACGGCCTGGATGATGGCCACCACTCTTCCGATTACTGACCTCGCCATGCGCCGCGGCAAATTCACGTTTGTCGATTCGCAGGAAACGGCGATTTTTCTGTTCTGGTTCGCGCTCTCCCTCGCGTTCTGGGCGGCTCAGGCAATCTATGCCCGCGGTTTTTATGGCGCAGGAAGCACATGGACCCCGATGATTGCCGGAACCATTGTTACTGCAGTGATCATTCCTGTGTATTACGCCTCCTTTCACGCGCTGGGCGTCACGGGACTAACCATCGCTTCAGACATCGGGATCGCAACACACACCATCGTGCTCGCCATTCTGCTTCATCGCCGAAAGCTCGTGACGTTCGGCCTCATGCCTTGGCGAGAACTCGGAAAAGCTGCAATCACGGCCGTTTTCGCAGGTCTGCTCGCTTTCAAAGCCGGCAGCCTCATTCCGTTGAGCGGCGGCCGGCTGCCCGATATCGAAGCCTTCTCGCTGGCTTCCATCACCTGGGCCATCGCGGTCGCTTTCGGCCTGTGGGTGACCAAATCCAACCTGCCAGGAGTTCTGCGCAAAAAGTGA
- a CDS encoding peptidyl-alpha-hydroxyglycine alpha-amidating lyase family protein → MKSVRISGAVVAVCALAAMAYAQADVRPTNLLPNPYDTVQGWAKMPAGRTWGATGAVDIDKDGKSIWVAERCGANSCQGSMLDPILHFDENGKLIKSFGAGMTIAPHGIFVDRDDNVWVTDCACTPGLTPEAGKGHQVFKFSKDGKLLMTLGKAGGGREPEFFFQPNDVLVAPNGDIFVSEGHTSTPGSTARILKFSRDGKFIKTWGKLGTAGGDFDQPHALAMDSKRRLFVGDRGNNRIQIFDQDGSFLDQWKQFSRPSGLYIDPKDTLYVADSESESIAKNHDGWKRGIRIGSAQNGSIKYFIPDPVEKATTTSAAEGVAADEQGNIYGAEVGPRALKKYVKKKGSN, encoded by the coding sequence ATGAAAAGTGTTCGTATTTCAGGCGCTGTGGTTGCCGTCTGCGCATTGGCCGCGATGGCGTATGCGCAGGCCGATGTCAGACCTACCAACCTGCTTCCGAATCCATATGACACGGTGCAGGGTTGGGCGAAAATGCCGGCCGGCCGGACCTGGGGAGCGACCGGCGCCGTCGACATCGACAAGGACGGCAAGTCCATCTGGGTTGCCGAGCGCTGCGGCGCCAACTCCTGCCAGGGATCGATGCTCGATCCGATCCTGCACTTCGACGAGAACGGAAAGCTGATCAAGAGTTTTGGCGCCGGAATGACGATCGCGCCGCACGGCATCTTCGTCGACCGGGACGATAACGTGTGGGTCACGGATTGCGCCTGCACGCCGGGTTTAACTCCAGAAGCAGGCAAAGGTCATCAGGTTTTCAAATTCAGCAAGGATGGAAAGCTGCTCATGACACTGGGCAAGGCCGGAGGCGGCCGCGAGCCCGAATTCTTCTTCCAGCCGAACGATGTGCTCGTCGCTCCGAACGGCGACATCTTCGTCTCGGAAGGCCACACCAGCACGCCCGGATCGACAGCGCGTATCCTGAAATTTTCCAGGGACGGGAAGTTCATCAAGACCTGGGGCAAGCTCGGAACCGCGGGCGGCGATTTCGATCAGCCGCACGCGCTCGCGATGGACTCGAAACGCCGGCTGTTCGTGGGCGATCGCGGCAATAACCGCATCCAGATTTTCGATCAGGATGGCAGCTTCCTCGATCAATGGAAACAGTTCAGCCGGCCGAGCGGTCTTTACATCGATCCGAAGGACACGCTTTACGTTGCCGATTCCGAATCGGAATCCATCGCAAAAAATCACGACGGCTGGAAGCGCGGTATACGCATCGGGAGTGCTCAGAATGGATCGATCAAATACTTCATTCCCGATCCGGTTGAAAAAGCCACAACCACCAGCGCCGCTGAAGGCGTGGCCGCCGATGAGCAGGGGAATATCTACGGTGCGGAAGTCGGGCCCAGGGCATTGAAAAAATACGTCAAGAAAAAGGGCTCGAACTAA
- the lhgO gene encoding L-2-hydroxyglutarate oxidase: protein MDFEIVIIGGGIVGLATALQIIRKQKGVRIAVLEKEPEIARHQTGHNSGVIHSGLYYKPGSLKAKNCVAGAAAMVRFCKEHGIPYEICGKVVVATDPSELPGLQELLRRGTANGVPGAVTIGPERLRELEPHCTGVEALHVPGTGIVNYALVARKYAKLITAGGGQILTSCPVHGIVQKSGETVLETSRGAVKGNLIINCAGLYSDRIMRLAGQDNGLQIVPFRGEYYEIVPARRGLVKGLIYPVADPRFPFLGVHFTRRISGGIEAGPNAVLAFKREGYKKTDVNLKDAVETALFPGFWRMAAKYWKSGCGEYYRSLNKGAFTRALQKLVPEIQSADLEPAGSGVRAQALDRTGRLLDDFAIVQTKQFIHVCNVPSPAATASLVIGKQIAELAAGAEK from the coding sequence ATGGATTTTGAGATTGTCATCATCGGTGGTGGCATCGTCGGCCTCGCCACCGCACTTCAAATCATCCGAAAGCAAAAAGGCGTGCGCATTGCGGTCCTCGAGAAGGAGCCGGAAATCGCGCGCCACCAGACCGGACACAACAGCGGCGTCATTCATTCCGGCCTTTACTACAAGCCAGGATCATTGAAAGCAAAGAACTGCGTCGCGGGCGCCGCGGCGATGGTCAGGTTTTGCAAGGAGCACGGCATCCCGTATGAGATCTGCGGGAAAGTTGTCGTCGCGACCGATCCATCCGAGCTTCCGGGGCTTCAGGAACTGCTTCGCCGTGGCACGGCGAATGGCGTGCCCGGAGCGGTGACGATCGGGCCCGAGCGATTGCGCGAGCTGGAGCCGCACTGTACTGGAGTGGAAGCCCTTCATGTGCCGGGAACGGGGATCGTGAACTACGCCCTCGTCGCCAGGAAATACGCCAAACTGATTACAGCGGGCGGAGGGCAAATTCTGACCAGTTGCCCGGTGCACGGGATCGTCCAGAAGTCTGGTGAAACGGTTCTCGAAACGAGCCGGGGAGCAGTCAAAGGAAATCTCATCATCAATTGCGCCGGACTGTACAGCGATCGCATCATGCGGCTTGCCGGCCAGGACAATGGTCTTCAAATCGTGCCGTTCCGCGGCGAGTACTACGAAATCGTTCCGGCGCGGCGCGGCTTGGTGAAGGGTCTGATTTATCCGGTTGCCGACCCGCGATTTCCATTTCTCGGCGTTCATTTCACGCGCCGGATTTCCGGCGGCATTGAAGCCGGACCGAATGCCGTACTGGCGTTTAAGCGCGAAGGATACAAGAAAACCGATGTGAACCTGAAGGACGCCGTCGAAACTGCGCTATTTCCGGGATTCTGGCGCATGGCCGCGAAATACTGGAAGAGTGGATGCGGGGAGTACTACCGGTCACTGAACAAAGGCGCTTTCACGCGCGCCCTGCAGAAGCTGGTTCCGGAGATTCAATCCGCGGATCTGGAGCCGGCGGGTTCGGGCGTCCGCGCGCAGGCTCTGGATAGGACCGGGAGACTCCTGGACGATTTCGCCATCGTGCAAACGAAGCAATTCATCCACGTTTGTAATGTGCCGTCGCCGGCGGCAACGGCATCGCTGGTGATCGGGAAACAGATTGCGGAACTTGCCGCGGGCGCAGAAAAATAG
- a CDS encoding molybdopterin cofactor-binding domain-containing protein: protein MKDQKQLNRRSFIQLTALAGGGLLVGVYASETEMLAQRGGGGPPAPVNPNNYITVHPDNTFTLMARNPETGQGMRNSLPMIIAEEFDVDWKQVKVQQGDLDAARYGGGQIEGGSTATPTQYTPMRNVGAAARMMMVATAAKQWNVSESELTTGSGMVKHARTNKTATYAALADAAMKMPPMTVAEIKLKDPKDFKILGTRVQGVDVMAIVTGQPAFSIDVNPPGMLFAVYQKCPTFGGKVMSANVEEVKKQPGVKHVFVIEPPVPPAAPAGGQRGGGGGGGVTWAGGVAIVAETWWHAQSARNKVLKVDWDYGAVRTQSTAGYNAQIKSLASKASQEPTVGGGFGGARAAKEGDAEAAFKTAAKVVEAEYSFPLLSHAPLEPQNSTAWYKDGKIEIWSPAQIPSLNDAAVPSGVQPADVTFHMVRAGGGFGRRLYKEYDVEVSKIARLVADERQKAGQPSVPVKLLWSREDDIAHDDYRPPAYHYFKASLDANGKLTAFRDMVASYGNVSVVPTNEFPRGFTDNFWVSDSQFGPFNIPTGAMRAPAFNGTSFVMQSFIDEIAVAAGKDPLQYRLDLLNSPTTYKPPTNRTGANAPFNAARAKAVLEAVRDMSNWNNRSKLPKGTGQGVSFQYAHSGYVAYVCQVSVDASKKLKVDKAWAAVDIGEQIVNASEAENLVQGGFVEGMSHLMAWEITIENGAVVQSNFDKYQPTRMRQVAPNQIQVKFLKSDYTPTGLGEPSLPPAPAAICNAIAAATGVRIRHLPLAKAGYSWT, encoded by the coding sequence GGATAACACCTTCACGTTAATGGCCAGGAATCCGGAAACGGGCCAAGGCATGCGCAATTCGCTGCCGATGATCATTGCGGAAGAGTTCGACGTCGATTGGAAGCAGGTCAAGGTTCAGCAGGGTGACCTCGACGCAGCAAGGTACGGCGGAGGCCAGATCGAAGGCGGCAGTACGGCAACTCCGACGCAATACACGCCGATGCGCAACGTGGGAGCTGCGGCCCGCATGATGATGGTCGCCACCGCCGCAAAACAGTGGAACGTTTCTGAGAGTGAGTTGACGACTGGTTCGGGAATGGTGAAACACGCCCGTACAAACAAAACGGCGACATACGCTGCTCTGGCGGACGCCGCAATGAAGATGCCTCCGATGACTGTCGCCGAGATCAAGCTGAAGGATCCGAAGGATTTCAAAATCCTCGGAACACGGGTTCAGGGCGTCGACGTCATGGCTATCGTTACGGGTCAGCCGGCCTTCAGCATCGACGTGAATCCTCCGGGAATGCTGTTCGCCGTCTATCAAAAGTGCCCGACATTCGGCGGAAAAGTGATGAGCGCCAATGTTGAGGAAGTTAAAAAACAGCCGGGCGTTAAACACGTTTTCGTCATCGAGCCTCCAGTTCCTCCGGCGGCTCCTGCAGGCGGTCAACGCGGCGGTGGCGGCGGTGGCGGCGTAACATGGGCGGGAGGCGTCGCGATCGTCGCCGAAACCTGGTGGCATGCTCAAAGCGCGCGCAACAAAGTCTTGAAGGTCGACTGGGATTACGGTGCAGTGAGAACGCAAAGCACCGCAGGCTACAACGCCCAGATCAAATCCCTGGCATCGAAAGCTTCTCAAGAGCCTACCGTTGGTGGAGGATTTGGCGGAGCGCGTGCCGCGAAAGAAGGCGACGCCGAAGCGGCTTTCAAAACAGCCGCGAAGGTGGTCGAAGCGGAATACTCGTTCCCGCTTCTCTCACACGCGCCACTCGAACCGCAGAACTCGACGGCATGGTATAAGGACGGAAAGATCGAAATCTGGTCTCCCGCTCAGATTCCATCGTTGAATGACGCCGCGGTGCCTTCTGGTGTCCAACCGGCAGACGTCACATTCCATATGGTCCGAGCCGGCGGCGGTTTCGGACGGCGCCTCTACAAAGAATATGACGTTGAAGTGTCCAAGATTGCGCGTCTGGTTGCAGATGAACGGCAAAAAGCCGGCCAGCCGAGCGTCCCGGTGAAGCTGCTCTGGTCGCGTGAAGACGATATCGCCCACGACGACTATCGTCCGCCGGCCTATCACTATTTCAAAGCCAGTTTGGACGCCAACGGCAAGCTGACCGCGTTCCGCGATATGGTTGCCAGCTATGGTAACGTTTCGGTGGTACCCACAAACGAATTCCCGCGCGGGTTCACCGACAACTTCTGGGTGTCCGACAGCCAGTTCGGCCCCTTCAACATTCCGACAGGAGCCATGCGGGCTCCGGCGTTCAATGGCACCTCTTTCGTGATGCAGTCGTTCATTGACGAAATCGCGGTGGCCGCCGGAAAAGATCCTCTGCAGTATCGGTTAGATCTTCTGAATAGCCCGACGACCTACAAACCTCCGACGAATCGAACTGGCGCCAATGCTCCGTTCAACGCTGCCCGAGCAAAAGCAGTGCTGGAAGCCGTCCGGGATATGTCCAACTGGAATAACCGCAGCAAGCTGCCGAAAGGCACCGGCCAGGGTGTGTCGTTCCAGTACGCGCATTCCGGTTACGTGGCGTACGTCTGCCAGGTTTCTGTCGATGCCAGCAAGAAGCTCAAAGTCGACAAGGCATGGGCGGCCGTGGACATCGGCGAGCAGATCGTCAATGCGAGCGAGGCGGAAAACCTCGTCCAGGGCGGCTTCGTCGAAGGCATGAGCCATTTGATGGCCTGGGAAATCACCATCGAGAACGGCGCTGTCGTGCAGTCGAACTTCGACAAGTATCAACCGACCCGAATGCGTCAAGTCGCACCGAACCAGATCCAGGTGAAGTTCCTCAAATCCGACTATACGCCAACCGGCCTCGGCGAGCCTTCGCTGCCACCGGCGCCTGCCGCGATCTGCAATGCGATCGCCGCAGCAACGGGCGTTCGGATTCGACATCTGCCTCTTGCCAAGGCAGGGTATTCCTGGACGTAG